The Lacticaseibacillus pabuli region TCATCGCTGCGGCCGGCATGCTCACCGCGTCAACCGCACTCATCGTGGCAGGCGTTATTTCATACATACTCCTCGCCTTCGCCAGCTACATGGGCCACCGGACCGGATTACCCGCCATGGCGCTCACCCGGCCTTCCTTTGGCGTGCGCGGATCGTTCATCCCCTCCATCATCAACCTGGTGCAGTTCATCGGTTGGGCGGCCGCCAACACTTTTATCGCCGCCATCTCCATTTCGGTTATCTTCAAGGACCTGCTCGGCTGGCCAGCGTACGGCACGCCGGGCGGCAACCGCGGGCTCATCGTCGGCATTCTCATCATGTCACTGCTGCACCTGGGCTCGATTTCATTAGGCGAACGCTCCGTGCGCATGATTGAACGGGTCGGCATCGTCCTGGTGATGTTGTTTGTCATCTGGGAATCGGTCGTCGTGTTCCGTCACGTGTCACTCAGTGCGATTCTCGCTTGGCGGCCATCTGGTCACTTCCACATGACGAGTGGTGGCGCCATCGACGTCTTAGCAGCGTTCAACCTCGCTTGGGTCACAGCCGCTGCAGACTTCTCACGGTTCACAAAAAAGAAGCAGGCCGCCACGACCTTCTCCTTCCTAGGCGCAAACATCGGCCTGCTCTGGTTCGCTCTAATCGGCCTAGTCGCAACTATCGCGACGGCGATTGAATCCGGCGCGTACAATCCGAATGATTCCGACCCC contains the following coding sequences:
- a CDS encoding cytosine permease translates to MAKDTGKIQPVRPEARQMGNWDMLATWIGANANNGTWYIGGVIAAAGMLTASTALIVAGVISYILLAFASYMGHRTGLPAMALTRPSFGVRGSFIPSIINLVQFIGWAAANTFIAAISISVIFKDLLGWPAYGTPGGNRGLIVGILIMSLLHLGSISLGERSVRMIERVGIVLVMLFVIWESVVVFRHVSLSAILAWRPSGHFHMTSGGAIDVLAAFNLAWVTAAADFSRFTKKKQAATTFSFLGANIGLLWFALIGLVATIATAIESGAYNPNDSDPSTIATKLGLGIVALLVIVITSTTANAVNLMAAGSALTNMFHRLKLTPALWLVTLIATCVSFIPLFFSTFLDAFIAFLDMIGMFLGPEIAVFLVDYFFIRKQDYDANEFNRKQGAYWYQAGFNWRAIVSWAFGIAIYFGLKRLPLIANTVGATFVAMALTAILYGILATRNRTQHTI